Genomic DNA from Carnobacterium gallinarum DSM 4847:
TTTTGATAGTTTAAACTGGATTCCACAAATGGAAAAAAGTATTCAAGCGGTTCGTGATGTTGGCAAAATTGCAGAAGCAGCAATTTGTTATACAGGTGATATTAATGATCCTACACGAGCAAAATATTCCGTAGATTATTATAAAGACATGGCAAAAGAGCTGGAACGTCAAGGTGCACATATTATTGCGGTGAAAGATATGGCAGGATTGTTAATGCCACAAGCAGCGTATCGTTTAATTAGTGAATTAAAAGCAACGATTGATGTTCCAATTCATTTACACACCCATGATACAAGTGGAAATGGAATCTTTACCTATGCTTCAGCTGTAAAAGCCGGTGTAGATATTGTGGACGTAGCTATGAGTGCAATTAGTGGAGCTACTAGTCAACCAAGTATGAGTAGTTTGTATTATGCTTTAGTCAATGGGGATCGTACACCAGATATTCAAATCGAGAATGTTCAACAATTAAATCATTATTGGGAAGATGTTCGTGGATTCTATACTGATTTTGAGAATGGGATTAGCGCTCCTCAAACAGAAGTTTATCAACATGAAATGCCCGGTGGACAGTATTCTAACTTACAACAACAAGCCAAAGCAGTCGGTTTAGCTGATAAATGGGAAGATGTTAAACAAATGTATTCCATTGTAAATGAAATGTTTGGTGATGTTGTGAAGGTAACTCCATCGTCTAAAGTTGTTGGAGATATGGCTCTGTTTATGGTACAAAATAATTTAAGTGAAGCAGATGTTTATGAAAAAGGAGAATCTATTGATTTCCCTGATTCAGTAATTGGGTTCTTCCGCGGCGACTTAGGTCAACCTGTTGGAGGCTTCCCAGAAAAATTACAAAAAATTATTTTGAAAGACAAAAAGGCAATTACTGTACGACCAGGTTCGTTAGCTGAGCCAGTTGATTTTGCTGCTAAAAAAGTGGAGTTAGCTGAAAAAATGGGAGCAGAGCCAAGTCATCAAGACGTATTGAGCTATATTATGTATCCACAAGTGTTCCTAGATTACTGTAAAATGCATGATCAATATGGTGATGTAACGTTATTGGATACACCAACTTTCTTCCATGGTATGCGTAATGGCGAATCGGTTGAAGTTCGGATTGAAAAAGGAAAAACGCTAATTGTGAAACTCATCCAAATCGGCGAACCAGATTCTGAAGGCAATCGTATTCTGTACTTTGAGCTAAATGGTCAAGGTCGCGAAGTGGTTGTCAAAGATATTAGTGTAAAAGGGACAACTGCGTTACGTAGAAAAGCCGAGCCTACGAATAAAGAACATGTTGGTGCAACTATGCCAGGTTCTGTGTTAGAAGTTCTTGTAGAAAAAGGCGAACGTGTGAAAGCAGGGCAACCAATTTTAATTACTGAAGCAATGAAAATGGAAACAACGATTCAAGCGAATTTTGATGGTGTTATTGATCAAATTTATGTTCAAAATGAAGATATTATTGAAACTGGTGATTTATTGATTGAAATTCAAGCTCGATAAATGCGATAATAGGGATAAGCTTTAGAAAAGAGGACTGAAAAGAGCATGAAAACTTTTTTAAGAGCCATTCCGATATTTGTTATTTTAATGCTTGTATTTTATTTGGAGCCTGTCTTAAATTCAAAAGAAAATTCAAAACCTAAAAAAGTAACAACTACTGCAATAAGTAAACCTAAAACTGAAATGGTACAAGCAACAATGCCTGTTACTGGATTAGCAAGTTATCTTCATCAGCCTGCTAGTCAAGTAACGGCTAAGTTTGGGGAACCAGTTCGTAAAGATCTTACCGCGTATGGATTTGAATGGTGGATTTATAATCAAAAAGATAGTCAGTATTTGCAAGTTGGTGTAAAGGATGGACAAGTAGTAACTTTATTTGCATTAGGTCAAGATATGGATGTAGCTCCGTTTAAAATTGGAATGGATATTTCTAAGATTTATCAAGTTTCGACATTATATCCAACATTTGAGATTGAATTTAATGAGGATACTTATTCAATTGAACTTTCGGAAGATGATATGAACTATCATCCTTTAGTGGCTTTTAATAATGGGACATTTGCTATCTTATTATTAGATCAAGTTTCTAATAAAATTATTGGTGTACGTTATTTAGATGCGGATGTTTTGCTTCATTTAAATATTTACGAAGTCGCTTCAATGACGCCTATTCCTAGTGTTGACAATCAAAATTTAGATTGGGCTAAAGTAAATCAAGGAAATGAAACTCAAACATTGGATATTTTAAACGTACTTCGACATCGCAATCAATTGGGATTGTTAGAGTCAAATAAAACACTAACAGATTTTTCTGCTGGAATATTTAATGCATATAGCAATCGAACGCCAGAGGAGATTCAAGAAAAGGAATTAAGCACTAAAAATATTGAAACAGCTTTAAGTAAAGTAACTAATTTAACCAATGATTTAGATATTTTTTATTTAAATCGTTGTTCAGATGCAACGTGGACAACTAGTTATTGGTTCAGCTTTGAAAATAAACGAAATTTATTAATGAATCGTAAACTAAAAAATATTGGAATTCGTTACCAAAAACAAGAAGTTATTCTGTTGTTAGACTCGCTAAATAAAATCTAGCTTGTATCTGGTGGCGTTAGCTTATATACTAAATAGTGTAAACGTAACGCCAACTTATTTTTGATAAAAGATAGAATCAAAACAAGATTCATGAAAGAACGAGTCGATTCTTGTAGAAAGAAGGGTTTTCATGATTGTGACAGAGGATTATATTGATATGGAAACTGAAGCTTTAGCTTTAGTCCAGGCTATTATGCAAAGTGAAATTGGTGAAAATTATTGTCTAGCTAAGATTGCTTTGGAACAAAATCAAGTAGCCCAAAATAAAATTCATAAGTTTAATCTGGCTAAAAAAGAGTTTGAAACAATCGAAAAATATGGTAAATTTGCTCCTGATTATAAAGAAAAAAATCGTGAAGTTCGCCGATTGAAACGCGAGATGGATATGGACGAATGTGTGTATCAGTATCGTTTATTAGAAACGGACTTGCAAACTATTTTAGATGAAATCAGTCTTAAATTAGCACGCACAGTTTCAAATACAATTAAAGTTCCAGCAGGAAATCCATTCTTTTCAACTGGAGCTAGTGGTTGCGGAAGTGGTGGTAGCTGTGGTTGTGGGTAATAAGGATGGTGAAAATATGGAACATGCTTTAAATGAACGTCAGGGAATTATTGTTTGGGTCTATAGTTTGCGACATTTAAAAACATTAAAGCGTTTTGGCTTAATTCACTATGTCTCAAAACGAATGAAATATGTTGTCATTTATGTAGATCGTACAGAAGCAGAGGCAGTTGAAAAGAAATTAAATGGGTTGCATTTTGTCCGGATGGTTGAGCTATCTCATCGTCCCGAAATCAATATGGATTTTGGTGATCGTATCGGTTCTAAGCATCGTAAAGAAGTTGAACCTTTGTCACCAGAAGAGCCTGTGCTTATTGAAGTAGATGCACAGTTGCATTTAGAAGTAAGCGAATAATCACATTGACTGAATGAAAGTGACACGGAGTTGTGTCACTTTTTTGTTTAGTTGAATAATTAAAATAAAAATTACTAAATAGTTCATTAGAGTTCTGTTAAAATAAAGAACAGGAAGCTTTAAATTTTTTAAAACGAAGGAGTTTATTATGCGCGTAATTTCAGGTGAATATGGTGGAAGAAAGTTAAAGGCAGTTCCAGGAACGAATACTCGTCCAACAACAGATAAAATTAAAGAGTCAATTTTTAATATTATTGGACCTTATTTCGACGGTGGAACCTGCTTAGATTTATTTGCAGGAAGTGGCAGTTTATCGATTGAGGCTGTTTCTCGAGGATTTAATCAAGCGATTTTAATTGATAAAGAACCAATTGCTTTAAAAACAATTAAAGAAAATATAGCGATGACGAAAGAGGAAGATAAATTTAAAGTTTACCGGAATGATGCGGATCGTGCTTTAGATGTGCTAAGTCGTCAAACTCAAAAATTTGATTTAATCTTTATGGATCCGCCATATTTAAAGCAGGAAATCGAAAAACAGTTACTCAAAATGGCTGATTTAGGTCTTGTAGCAGAGAATGGTAAAATTATTTGCGAAGTGGACAAGAAGTCTGATTTGTCTGACGAAGTTGGACCTTTTTATGCAGTTCGTCGTGAAAATTACGGGATTACACAAATTGTGATTTATCAGTTTAAGGAAGGGTAGGTAGATGATGAAAAAAATAGCCTTATTTCCAGGAAGTTTTGATCCTTTGACGAATGGTCATGTAGATACAATTCGACGAGCTGCTAAGTTATTTGATGAAGTAGTTATTGCCGTTTTAACGAATACATCAAAAGTTTCACTGTTTACAGCGGAAGAGAAAAAGACATTGATTGAAACCTCTTTAGAATCCATAGAAAATACACGCGTAATTGCGCATACAGGAGGATTAACCGTTGAACTAGCAAAAGAATTAGGTGCTGTTGCTATGATTCGTGGGATGCGAAATACGTCAGATTTTGATTATGAATATTCAATTGCTTCCATGAATAAATTGCAAACGAACGATATTGAAACAGTTATTTTATTGGCAGATGAGCATTATCGCTTTTTGAGTTCGAGTCTGATTAAGGAAGTTGCAAAATTCGGTGGAGATGTATCTTCGTTGGTTCCTATGGTAGTCAATAAAGCAATTATAGAGAAATACAAACATCAAAAATAATGAAGTAAATTTTATAGAGAAGAGTGAAGTTAATGGGAAATAAGTCAAAAAAAATTCAAATTATTTTGCCAATAGTTGTTTTATTATTAATACTTGGTGTTGTGATTCCAATTCCATATTATATTGAGGCACCAGGTGCTGCAGTTCATTTAAATGAATTAGTAACAGTAAATAATAAATTGGATGATGAAAAGGGGAGTTTTATGTTAACGACCGTTTCTATCCGACAAGCAACTCCTTTAACTTATTTTATGCGCTTCTTGCCCTTTCATGAAGGGCTATCAAAAAATGATTTATATGGAGATACTACCTCAACCCGAGAATTCAATAATTTACAGGATTATTATATGACTAGTTCTGTTAATTCAGCTATTGAGTTAGCCTATAAAACAGCAGGAGCAGAATATCAACAGAACTATAAAGGTGTTTATGTGATGTCCGTCATTGAAAACTCAAAGTTTAAAGGAAAGCTAGAACCAGGTGATACAATTGTTTCTTTAGATGGCAATTCTTTTAAGAGCTCTCAAGAATTTATTGATTATGTGAAAGAGAAAAAAGTTGGTACAACCATTCAAGTTGTTTATCGTCGTGATGGAAAAGAAAATACGGTGTCTGCTCCCTTAATCAAACTAGAAACTGATAAGAAAGCTGGCTTAGGTATCAGTCTAGTGGACGATACTGAAATTACTACGACAATTCCTGTCAAGGTTAACACGGATGAAATTGGTGGCCCTTCGGCTGGTTTGATGTTTAGTCTAGAAATTTATAGTCAACTAAAAGGAGTTAATTTACGTAATGGGCGCCAAATCGCTGGAACTGGAACGATTACATCAGACGGAGAAGTTGGGCGTATTGGTGGTATTGATAAAAAAGTAGTTGCTGCAGATAAAGAAGGCGCAACCGTTTTCTTTGCTCCAAATGATACAATTGATCCAAAAATTAAAAAGAAATATCCTGAGTTAAAAACAAATTACCAAGAAGCACAGGAAGCAGCGAAAAAGATTAAGACGGATATGAAAATCATTCCAGTCAAAACCTTTCAAGATGCAATTGATTATTTAGAAAAAAATAAATAAACTTTCAAAAAAGCTAATTATCACTAATTTCCTAAAAGTGATGGTTAGCTTTTTTTGTCGTAAGAACTACTTTACTAAGGTATTCAAGCTATGTTAATCATTGTTATCTAAACTATTAAGGATTGTTGATAACCCAAATTGAAAGCTTTTATCAATGTTTAGTGGCATTCCAAAAGATTGTTGCATTTCTAAAAGGGAGAAGCCGTGTAGATAGCTTCTTAGCATTCGGATAATAGAAATCTTTTTTTCATTTGAGAAATGATAACTTTCTAAAAAAATCGACATTAACTCAACAATCGACTCAGCCAACTGTTGAGTTTCTTTATTTTTCCAAAGATGGACTAGCTGGGTGGCTTCGTAAAGGCTAGGAGATTCTTTAGCGAAATTACGGTAAGCCATTCCCATTGAAAATAAAGCTTCTTTGCCTGATAAACCAAGCACAGCATTAATTAATTGGTTTTTTAATTTCGTTAATCCATCATAAGCAAGCAAGTTAACTAAATCATCTAACCCAGCAATATGATTATAGAGGGAAGGTGTTTTAATATCGAGAATAGCAGCGACGTCCTTAAGTGTAATCTGCTGTAGTCCTTTTTGATCTGCTACTGAAATGGCGCTTGCAATAATTCGTTCTTTAGTAACTTTATTTTTTTTCATAGGTTATTTCCTTAAAATTTTTTTCAGCTCGTTCGATGGCTGATTTTAGTTGATTTTTAGGTTTTTCAAGAATAGGACCATGACCAGTTGCTAATAAATTTAGGTCTAATTGATAAAGTTTTTTTGCGCTTTTAAGGGCTTCTAATTTGCTCCAAGTACCATAGGCTGGGAATGGAAAGAAGAAACGTTTGTCACCTGACACAGCAACGCCTGTTTTTGTTTGAAGTGCATCGCCAGCAATTAAAATTCCAGATTTACCATTATAGAAAGAAAAGGAGCCAGGTGTGTGACCACTACTAGCAATAGCGGTTAGAGAGCCGATGGATTTTCCATCTTGTAGTAAATAATTTGGAAGAATATCAATTTTGGGAAAACCACCTTTAAT
This window encodes:
- a CDS encoding CAP-associated domain-containing protein, which codes for MKTFLRAIPIFVILMLVFYLEPVLNSKENSKPKKVTTTAISKPKTEMVQATMPVTGLASYLHQPASQVTAKFGEPVRKDLTAYGFEWWIYNQKDSQYLQVGVKDGQVVTLFALGQDMDVAPFKIGMDISKIYQVSTLYPTFEIEFNEDTYSIELSEDDMNYHPLVAFNNGTFAILLLDQVSNKIIGVRYLDADVLLHLNIYEVASMTPIPSVDNQNLDWAKVNQGNETQTLDILNVLRHRNQLGLLESNKTLTDFSAGIFNAYSNRTPEEIQEKELSTKNIETALSKVTNLTNDLDIFYLNRCSDATWTTSYWFSFENKRNLLMNRKLKNIGIRYQKQEVILLLDSLNKI
- a CDS encoding YlbF family regulator, whose product is MIVTEDYIDMETEALALVQAIMQSEIGENYCLAKIALEQNQVAQNKIHKFNLAKKEFETIEKYGKFAPDYKEKNREVRRLKREMDMDECVYQYRLLETDLQTILDEISLKLARTVSNTIKVPAGNPFFSTGASGCGSGGSCGCG
- a CDS encoding YlbG family protein, whose product is MEHALNERQGIIVWVYSLRHLKTLKRFGLIHYVSKRMKYVVIYVDRTEAEAVEKKLNGLHFVRMVELSHRPEINMDFGDRIGSKHRKEVEPLSPEEPVLIEVDAQLHLEVSE
- the rsmD gene encoding 16S rRNA (guanine(966)-N(2))-methyltransferase RsmD, producing the protein MRVISGEYGGRKLKAVPGTNTRPTTDKIKESIFNIIGPYFDGGTCLDLFAGSGSLSIEAVSRGFNQAILIDKEPIALKTIKENIAMTKEEDKFKVYRNDADRALDVLSRQTQKFDLIFMDPPYLKQEIEKQLLKMADLGLVAENGKIICEVDKKSDLSDEVGPFYAVRRENYGITQIVIYQFKEG
- the coaD gene encoding pantetheine-phosphate adenylyltransferase yields the protein MKKIALFPGSFDPLTNGHVDTIRRAAKLFDEVVIAVLTNTSKVSLFTAEEKKTLIETSLESIENTRVIAHTGGLTVELAKELGAVAMIRGMRNTSDFDYEYSIASMNKLQTNDIETVILLADEHYRFLSSSLIKEVAKFGGDVSSLVPMVVNKAIIEKYKHQK
- a CDS encoding SepM family pheromone-processing serine protease, with product MGNKSKKIQIILPIVVLLLILGVVIPIPYYIEAPGAAVHLNELVTVNNKLDDEKGSFMLTTVSIRQATPLTYFMRFLPFHEGLSKNDLYGDTTSTREFNNLQDYYMTSSVNSAIELAYKTAGAEYQQNYKGVYVMSVIENSKFKGKLEPGDTIVSLDGNSFKSSQEFIDYVKEKKVGTTIQVVYRRDGKENTVSAPLIKLETDKKAGLGISLVDDTEITTTIPVKVNTDEIGGPSAGLMFSLEIYSQLKGVNLRNGRQIAGTGTITSDGEVGRIGGIDKKVVAADKEGATVFFAPNDTIDPKIKKKYPELKTNYQEAQEAAKKIKTDMKIIPVKTFQDAIDYLEKNK
- a CDS encoding TetR/AcrR family transcriptional regulator translates to MKKNKVTKERIIASAISVADQKGLQQITLKDVAAILDIKTPSLYNHIAGLDDLVNLLAYDGLTKLKNQLINAVLGLSGKEALFSMGMAYRNFAKESPSLYEATQLVHLWKNKETQQLAESIVELMSIFLESYHFSNEKKISIIRMLRSYLHGFSLLEMQQSFGMPLNIDKSFQFGLSTILNSLDNND
- a CDS encoding MBL fold metallo-hydrolase, which codes for MKITSYKNLYQINYLGFVNCYLYEEQASLTLIDIGVASFVKSIVALSKKLNKPVTHILLTHPHGDHIAGLPALIKEFPEAKIYLSERDSALLQGDFSLRDGEDATKIKGGFPKIDILPNYLLQDGKSIGSLTAIASSGHTPGSFSFYNGKSGILIAGDALQTKTGVAVSGDKRFFFPFPAYGTWSKLEALKSAKKLYQLDLNLLATGHGPILEKPKNQLKSAIERAEKNFKEITYEKK